In the genome of Anabaena cylindrica PCC 7122, the window ACAAAAGCCTGATATTGCTTTGCGAATGTTAGTCGTTTTCAATAATCGCATTCAGCAATTACATGAAACAGTTCACGGCTTAGTTTCCGAAAGGGCAATTATTCGACTAGCCAGATTAATTCAATATTTTGCAACTACATCAGGAACCCAAACAACACCAAAAGGTGAAAAATTAAAAGAAAAATTATCTTATTATCGCATGGCGCGGAGTATTGGCATCACCTATGAAGAATGTGTGCGATTAATCAAAAGTATCAACTCCATAATATCCTATCATCGAGGTGGAGAAATTACAATAATTGATATTCACAAATTAGACGATATTGCAGATGGAAACATCGAGTAAAATGGGCATTAATAGCCCTTTCAAAGTAGTTAAAAATGTTAGAAAAAATCCCTCTTTCACCTCATACCTCTGCGTTCTCTGCGCCTCTGCGGTTAGATAAATGACTTTTCAACCACAGAGATACAAATCGCGTAGAGAGGAAAAAAAAGATTTTTCGAGTCACCTTAAAAGGGCTGGGTGGACATTTTCCACCACAACAATCAACACACCTTCGCAAGTTTTTCTTGTTCACGGGCATCAACAACTAAAACCAAACAAAGCGCAGCAACAGCTTTTTCCCATTCCTTACGTACTTCAACATCTTCCACACCATCAAATAAACCAACCAAATGAGGAACAGCCTGTTCTAAAGCAGCGTGTGGAACTGGACGATGTAACTCAACAAGGTGATTGATACTTTCTTGATTATGGAGAAAGTTAATTACCCATTTTGTCGTATGATCTGGGCTATCAGGAACACGCTTAACTCCTAACTCATTTTTTAGCCAATTATAAAAAGGCGGTAAATTTTCAGCTAATACCTGTCCTGCGGTGGGTAAAGTTTCTCTAAGCAAGTTAACATCTAAACTGTCTAATTCTTGTTTTAATTCCGGTGAATTTAGCACCGCATTTAACGGTGTCGAAAGTATTACTTCTATTTCCGGTTCAGAAAAAGCTAAATTTTGGGTGAAGGTTGAAATTAGTGATGACATTTTGCGAATCTCCAAAAATAATTAATTAATATCTGCTGCTTTTTCAGAAAGTGTCAGCAGAAATGATAGATTAGATGCAGCCTGTAAAGCATGAGGTGCATTAGCAGGCATAAAAACAAAAACTCCGGGTTCTAATTTAATTTCTTCCCCTGATAAAGTTAGTAACCCTCTACCTTCCAAAACATTGACAGTAGCATTGCGTGTAGAGGTATGTTCAGAAATTTCAGTGTTAGCCGCTAAACAAAAGAGGGTATATTGACAAGCTGTATCTTTGACTAACACCTTGCTTAAAACTCCCGAACTGGGATATTCAATCTGTTCTTGTAATTGGGTAACAGTAGTAATCATAAAAAGTCCAAACTTCCAAAGTGTCTAAATATTATTCAGCAACAGCACAGAGAATTATGTAGCCTAGTTCTTGCTGATATTTCTGGAAAACATGGCGCATTTCTAAAACCCGTTTTCTGATATTTGGCTTCGTTAAAATATTCCAAAAAATCTGCATAGTTTTGAAAATGCCTTCATCTTGCAACATTTGCCACAAATTCAGTAAACTCATAGCACCGATTTCATGTTTCCGTACTTGTAACCCTGCTTGAGTAAAAACCTGAATCCAGTTAGTTGTTGAAAGAGGTGTAGAATTAACTTTAATTACCTGCGCTAATTCTGCATGAATTTCTGCTTCTTTGTCATTAGCTAATAATTCATGGGAGAGAAATTTACCTCCCGGTTTTAGTTTGTTGTGAATTTCTGTTAACAGCTTGGCTTTCCCCGGTGGGGACTGCATTGTTAGAATTGCTTCCGCGAAAACGTAATTAAACTTTCCTGGTATTTTATCCAGGTGGAAAATATCACCTTCAATAATTTCAATTTCATTTTCTAAGCCAGCAGCACGGATATTAGCACGCGCACTAGCTACACTTTCGGGGTTTTTTTCTATTCCTACTACCTTTACATGGTAGCGTTGAACCAGAGAAATAGCACTATAACCAAAGCTAGAAGCTAATTCTAAAACTGTCTCACCTGGCTGAAAATTAGCCCATTGGCATAATTTTTCTGTGGCTATACGTCCACCGGGACGCAGATATTTTTTACCTGCTGCTGCTAAAACTTGGTGTCCTGAAGCAGTTGAGAAATTAAGGATAGTCTTGGTCATTTGTCTGACCTCTGAAGTTGTTCTATCCCCAATCTGCCAGAATTTTATCATACTGTCTTTGAGCTACCTCAAAGAAGGGACTTACAAATAAAAAATCTTCAATTTTTAGGGTGTATTAGGGCTAAAGTCTGTAACGCACTATCAACTTAAAGAATAATGGTGGGTTACGCTGAGGGAAAATTAATTTTTTACAAATCATTTAGGACTGGTATAGATAGGAGAATAAAGGGAATACTCTACTTATAGGTTATGTATTCTATACACAAGCACTGATGAAAGTTGTAGAGGAAACCCACACTAGATTAGTTATCAAACACCGACCTGTTACCAACTGGTTATTAGGAGGCTTATTTTTTATAGGTGGTTTGAGTTTTTGGATTTATTTGATATTTTTCGATTTTACTTCCCTCCGTCTTTCCTGTACTCGTTCCGCACCTCCAGAAATTAACTGCGAATTGGAACGGTTTACTTTGCTGGGAAGTAGGAAAATAATCAAGCTATTTGATCCTCAACAAGCATACGTCAAGACAATACTTGGTAGCAAGGGAAGTAAAAGCTATCAAACTATTGTTGTGAGTAGGTTTGGAGAATTTTCTCTACTACCTAATATTAGTTATCAAGACAATGAGGAGTTTATTTTTAAACTTAATAGTTTTATCAACTCTGGGGAAAGTTTTTTTATAGTCACACAAAATCGACGTATATATCTCTTTTATATAAGTTTATTTGCTTTGCTAATCACAGGAATCGGTGGTTTTTTAGCAACATCATCTTTAAGCATCTGCACTTTTTATAAAAGTATCAATAAGGTTTTCATAGAACGTAAAGGCTTGCGTGGTAATACAACTACTGAATATCCGCTAGAAGAGATTATCCGGTTTTATATTCAAGATAAGCAAGTTAAATATTCTAGGATTTATCAGGCTGTGATTGTTTTCAAAGATGGTAAAGAAATTCCGATTAATCCACAATATACAGATCAACGAAGTGTTCAATATGTAGTTATGAGAATACGCCAATTTCTGAATGTTGATTTCTGAGTTGATAGAGAGGAAAGAAAAAAATATAAACCTGATTTGGAAAATATGGTGGTAGATAATATATAGCCTTTCCCACTCTAGTTAGATACAAAATTACCCCTCCCCAACCTTCCCCTTACCAAGGGGAGGGTGCGCGACAGCGCAGGTGGGGTGTATTTCATGAGCTTGGAAATTGCTATAAATTGGTTGCTTTTTATGTAAAGTTGAGTGAAGATTTTGCAACCATTAACCGTAAAGTACAAAATCCAAGTTGTATCTTATTCTCATAGATTCAAAATTGTCTATAGATTAAGATTCTCAGGTAATAATCATATTATGTCGAAAAATAAACAAGAACCAAGTGGCTGTGGATGTGCCAATATTCCCATTTCTGTGATAGTAATTTTTTTGGGAGGTTGTTATTGGTTATTTACTCAAAGAAACAATATAGATGTGAGTAAATTTGTTTCTCAAGGGCAACAAATTACGACTTCTATCTTCAATTCTACACCAACCATTACAGCAACTTCGACACCAATTATTGCACCAATACCTAAAGCAAATTCTACAAAAATTCCTTCTCCTGCTGTACCAAGCATTGCTAAAATTACTCCTAATAATCAACCAACTCCTATTAAAACAACCATCCCCAAAACAACACCATTACCTGCAAACTCTTGGGAGAAAAAAGCAATTAGAGGCATTTATTTAAGTCGCTACCAAATTACTAATAATGCTGATGAAAAAACAATTCGTGAAAGAGTGCGTAACTATCGCTCTCAAGGATTTAATACGATTATTCATGGTGTTTGGGGTAATGGTTGTACGATGTACAACAGTAAGGTGATGCAGCAAAATCTTGGTTATAAAAGTTGTCCAAATCTGTTTCAAGATCAATGGTTAGATTGGTTAATTGATGAAGCACATAAACAAGGAATGCAAGTTCACGCTTATTTTGAGAAAGGTATCAAAATAGATAAAAATAGCCCTATTTTTGATTTAGCAATTGAGAAAAAATGGGTTGTTCCTGGTGTAGATAAAACCTATCCTGCTATAGAACATTATGTGTTAGATGTAGAAATTCCTGAAGTTGCGAATTTCTTTAAAAATATCTTAGTAGAATTTGTGCAGCGGTATCCAAAAATTGATGCTGTACAATGGGATGATTATTTAGGTTATCATGCGGAATTGCCAGGGAAAGTAGATCGTACTGCTAAGTTAACTACTTTTGTGCAGCAAATGATTACGGGCATGAAAAAAGCTAATTCGTCTGTTAGTTTTGATATTTGTCATCATAACCCTTATTGGGCTAAACGATATTTTGCGGCTGATTGGGAAAAATGGAATGTGGATAGAGTCTTTATTCAGGTTTATAACGATGCTAATTTCCAAGAAGAATTAAATTATGTCAAAAATTATCATGGTATTGCTATTAGTGAGCCACAATTTCATCGTTTACAAGCATTATTAGATAACCCAGAAGTTAAGAGTGTTTTAGTTTTTCCTGCGTCTGGAAAACCAGAGGAAACGGCTGCTAAATTAAACGGTTTGATCAAAAAACAGTAAATCAATATGTTTAACTCCATCTTTGTAAGCAAATATTTGGTCAGGTAAGAATTTATTGATGGCAATTTTGATAAAATACTAATAATTATTCTCTATTCCCTGTCACCTACGCCATAGTTATGTATCAAACAGACCCGCCGCGTTCTGCCAAGGAATTCCTCCCGACAATGTATGATTTACCTAGTGAAAACCCAGAGGAACCCGGTTTGCCAGATGAATTTCACCTTTTGCAACCTCAGTTATTACGGGAAACTTTTTGTCCGCCTAACTTCCCCGAAAATCAGGTATTTATCGCCACAGACTTAAATCTTTACTACGATGTCCATCATCCATTATGGTATAAACGTCCTGACTGGTTCGCTGTCGTTGATGTACCAAGGTTGTATGCACAAAAAGAACTGCGTCTGAGTTATGTGGTTTGGCAAGAAGGCGTTAATCCCTTTGTGGTGGTAGAATTCATTTCACCAGGAACTGAAAAAGAAGATTTAGGGAAAACGTTACGAGATGCTAGTCAACCTCCAACTAAGTGGGAAGTCTACGAACGAGTTTTAAGAGTACCTTATTATATAGTTTTTGATCGCTACAATGACCAGTTAAGAGCATTTCAATTACAGGGAAGTAGTTATTCTGAATTGGAAATAAATCAATTTCGTGTGTGGCTAAATGATATTGAATTAGGTTTAGGACTGTGGCCAGGTGTCTATGAAGGCATTGAACGACAATGGTTACGCTGGTATGATGCTTCGGGTAATTGGGTTCTTACACCGGAAGAACGGGAAAGAAAACAAGTAGAGCGAGAAAGAAGACGCGCAGAAAGATTAGCAGCACAATTACGCACTCTTGGCATTGAACCTGATTTTGGTGATGATGAATAGAAGCAACGAGCCAGGAAAGATAATTGCAATTCAAGAAACGGAACGCCAATTCTCAATTTGCAAATTGGGTACTCTTTGAAATTCTCTCACATTAGATGTAACGACAATGTGATTATGAGTTATTGCTGTTGCTGCGATAAGTACATCATAAGCACCTATAGGCGAGCCTGATATTTTCAAAATACTTCTGATTTCGGCAGATTGCTCCGCTTCTTTGGAGCCAAAAGTTAAAATTGTAATTGAATTTAAGAATGTTTCAATTAACGGTTGGATTTTAACGGCGCGTTGTGGATTAATTGCTAATCCATATTTCAATTCCATAACTGTTAAAGATGAAATGAAAATATCCACAGGAGAGATAGATTTTAATTTCTTGAGGGTGCTTTCTTCTCCCTTAACAAAATCACTAACTACACAAGTATCAAGTAGATATCCCATGATTAAAATTCTACTTCCTTTGGTAGTAATAGCTCGTCTCGATATGACTCAAAAATGATACTTTCTTCTGTCCCTTGATATTGCAGAATTATTTCTGGCCAAGTGGTGGGTTTTGTAGCTAAGAAAGTCACAAATACTGGACTTTCACTAATTCCATCTGGTGTTTCAGCCAGTTCAATTTTACCGTTTTTATAAATTCCTTCAATGGTTGTTAACATATAATATTCCCTCCATACAAAATTTGACTAATTTCTTCAAGTAGTGCAAAATTCTTGTTTTTCCTAGTTTCCGTTTTCGACCTTAATTTGATTATACAGATATAAAAAACCAAATACAAGAACCGAAAAAACTTCTACATAATTATTGAAGATGTGATTTTGTCAGTTTAAAAAATACAATAAGGTAGGCATTCCCTGTTATAGATACAATATTTTAATTTTTGCAAAAATCAAATTTGAGAGACACGAAATTTCCGTCTCTCAAATCCAAAATCCAAAATTGGACTACGCTTTCTTTAACCAGCTAAACATGGCACGCAAATCTCTACCAACTTCCTCAATGGGATGTTCTGCTTCTTGACGACGCATAGCTGTGAAACCTGGTTTACCTGCTTGGTTTTCTAATACGAATTCCCGCGCAAATTGTCCAGATTGAATTTCGCTCAAGATTTTCTTCATTTCTGCTTTGGTGTCAGCAGTAACGACTCTTGGCCCACGGGTATAATCGCCATACTCAGCGGTATTAGAAATACTATCGCGCATGGTGGCTAAACCACCTTCTACAACTAAGTCAACGATTAATTTGACTTCGTGCAGACATTCAAAATATGCTAGTTCTGGTTGATAACCTGCTTCAACTAGGGTTTCAAAACCGGCTTTGATTAAAGCGCTTAAACCGCCACACAATACTGCTTGTTCACCAAACAAATCGGTTTCGGTTTCTTCGCGGAATGTGGTTTCTAGGATACCGGCGCGTGTACCACCAATACCTCTAGCATAAGCCATTGCGCGATCGCGTGCTTTGCCTGTAGCATCTTGATATACTGCAAATAAAGCGGGTACACCTTGTCCTTGTTCGTAAGTCCGACGCACTAAGTGTCCTGGCCCTTTAGGCGCAACCATGACTACATCAACATCAGCAGGGGGAACAACTTGTGCAAAGTGAATATTAAAGCCATGTGCAAAGGCTAAAACATTTCCTGCTTCTAAATTTGGTTCAATCTCGTTTTTGTAAATTGTTTTCTGCACTTCATCAGGTAATAAAATCATGATGAAATCGGCAGCTTTAGCAGCATCAGCCACATTTTTTACAGTCAAACCAGCAGCTTCAGCTTTTGCTGTTGACTTACTACCGGGATATAATCCTACAATTACATTTACACCACTATCTTTTAAATTAAGGGCGTGGGCATGACCTTGTGAACCATAACCAATAATAGCAATCGTTTTTCCAGCCAAAAGGTCTAAATTGGCATCTTCATCATAGTACATCCGCGCCATAGAAGCATCTCCTGTCCGCAAGCATAGTTATAAAATAGGCAGACTTTTGATTTTACCCCAAATTGTGTTACCAAAATAAATACTCCCGGCGAGAATCTTGTCCAAGAGATATAATACGTATATTTTATGACATCTTACTCTAAGTGAGCTTGTATTAATTCAACTTATCTTTAGGTACAGTAATAATTATAAAAAACCACTTTTATGTGGAAATCATGAATACTTTTATTTTTTTTAATAAGTTCAAGATAAACAGAAAAAAATGTGACAAATTTGTTACATTTTTGTTAAAAATAGTTACAGCACCTGTTTTAACGCAAGGAAACATTTCTTATGGTTGATGCACATGAAAATAACCCACCACATGAGGTAGTTATCGTTGGTGGTGGTTTTGGTGGACTTTATGCCGCCAAATCACTGAAAAAAGCAAATGTCAACGTGACGCTGATTGATAAACGCAATTTTCATCTATTTCAACCACTTCTGTATCAAGTCGCTACAGGTGCTTTGTCTCCCGCAGATATTTCTTCACCGTTACGTTCTGTTCTCAGCAAGAGTAAAAATACAAAAGTGCTGTTGGGTGAAGTTGATGATATTAATCCTGATGCAAAACAGGTAATTGTTAGTGGTGAAGCAGTACGCTATGATACTTTAATTGTGGCTACAGGTGCGAAGCATTCTTATTTTGGGAAAGATGACTGGGAAGAATTTGCACCCGGTTTGAAAACGGTGGAAGATGCTATTGCAATGCGTCACAGGATTTTTATGGCGTTTGAAGCCGCAGAAAAGGAAAGTGATCCGGTACAGCGTCAGGCCTGGTTGACTTTTGTGATTGTAGGTGGTGGCCCAACCGGTGTAGAATTAGCTGGTGCGATCGCAGAATTGGCAACCAAAACTCTGAAAGAAGATTTCCGCAACATTGACACTTCAGAAGCGCGAATCCTTCTTTTAGAAGGTATGGATCGCATTCTCCCACCTTTTGCCCCAGAATTATCCCAAGAAGCGGAAACTTCCTTAACACAATTAGGTGTAAATGTCCAGACAAAAACCCTGGTGACAAATATTGCTGATGATATTGTGACTATCAAACAAGGTGAAGATGTTAAAGAGATAGCTGCAAAAACAGTATTATGGGCTGCGGGTGTGAAAGCCTCGGCTATGGGGAAAGTTTTGACAGAACGAACTGGGGCGGAGAGCGATCGCGCCGGGCGTGTTATCGTTGAACCAGACCTGAGTATTAAAGGACATCCCAACATCTTCGTAGTTGGTGACTTAGCGAATTTTGCCCATCAAAATAATAAACCCTTACCTGGTGTTGCACCAGTCGCCATGCAAGAAGGCGAATATGTAGCTAAACTAATTCAGAAACGCCTTAAAGGTGAAACATTACCACAATTTAACTATGTGGATAGAGGAAGTTTAGCAATGATTGGGCAACACGCCGCAGTTGTTGACTTAGGTTTCATCAAACTTAAAGGTTTCTTCGCGTGGTTTTTCTGGTTATTCGTTCATATCTACTTCCTGATTGAATTTGATAACAAATTAGTAGTCATGATTCAATGGATTTGGAATTATTTTACCCGCAATCGTGGCGCGAGATTGATTACAGGAAAAGAAAATATTTCATCTGTCGCAATTGACAGTAATGGAAATTATCAACCTGTCAAAACTAGACAACCCCTAAGTGTTTAGTTATCCCTCGTTCCCAGTCGGAGACTGGGAATGCCATCAAGAGGCTCTGCCTCTCAAAAACTCGAAATCAATTCATGTATCTCATATTTACTAATTATCGTTGATGATACGATGTATAACGTCTGCCTCCCATATTAAAATCAAAACACCACATCTACCAAACCAAATCATCTAATGGGACGCAGCCGCTATCATGTATTAGGAACTCAACCACATTTCATAACCAGCACAATAGTCAATTGGATGCCATTATTTGGACAAACTGAACTTGTGCAAATTATCATAGATTCCCTCAAATTTCTGCAACGACAGCAGCGTATGACATTGTATGGTTACGTCATCATGGAAAATCATCTTCATCTTATCGCTGCGGCTACAAATTTATCTAAAGAAATAGGTAATTTTAAATCATTTACAGCTCGTTCTATTATTGATTTACTTCATAAAAATAAAGCTGAATATATACTTGGTCAACTGGAGTTTTATAAAATAAAACATAAGATCAAACAAGAGTATCAACTGTGGCAAGAAGGTTTTCATCCCCAAGCGATTTTAGATGAGGAAATGTTGAGGCAAAAATTAGAGTATATGCACAATAATCCGGTGCGACGTGGTTATGTTGATGATCCGGCTCATTGGCGTTATTCTAGTTATCGGAATTATATGGGATTACCGAGTTTATTAGAAGTGGATTTGATTGATTTGTGAGATATTGAGGCAGAGCCTCATCATAGCATTCCCAGTCGGAGACTGGGAACGAGAAATTGTGTATTTAGGGAATAAAATTAATACTATGTCTAACGATGATATAAACATTCAAAACAATCGAATCATATTTTGGGCTTTATTTATTGGGTTTATATTTATTGCAATTGTCATTTATGTAATATCCATTATTTTAACTACTGGGGAATGGACACAGTTATTAGAAAAAAAATATGAATATGTGATTAAAGTCTTAACAACTGCTGGATTAATTTTTGGTGGCATTGTAGGACTTATCAATATTTTCTTTGCAGCCAAGCGAGCGTATGCTATGGAAGAAAGTGCTAAAGCTGCTAATGAAAGTGCTAAAGCTGCCAATAAAAATGCTGAAATTGCACTTAAAAACTTAAAAATATCAGAAGATAAGCAAATTACAGAACGCTTTGCTAAAGCAATAGAACAGCTTGCAAGCGAAAAAATTGAAGTAAGATTAGGTGCGATTTATACTCTAGAACGAATTGCCAAAGATTCGGAAAAAGACCAGTGGACAATTATGGAAGTTCTTACAGCCTTTGTGCGTGAGAATGCACCTGTTAAAAAAGAAGATCAGTTACAGGATCAAGAAGACATAGAAAAATTACGAAAACTTAGGCTTGATATTCAAGAATGTCTCACTGTAATTGGACGACGCGAACACAAAGATCCAGAAAATAAGAGACTTGATTTAAGTAATATTAATATCAGCAAAGCTAACCTTACAGAGGCTAACTTCAAAAGAGCCATACTTGCAGAAGCCAACCTCAAAAGAGCCATCCTTATAGGAGCTAACTTTGAAGGAGCCATCTTCACAAGAGCCGATCTCGCAGAAGCCAACTTCACAAGAGCAATTCTCACAGAAGCCATCCTCATAGGAGCTAACTTTGAAGAAGCCATACTTGCAGGAGCCGACCTCACAAAAGCAAAAGCCAACTTCACAGGAGCCAACTTCACAGGAGCAATTCTCACAGAAGCCATCCTCATAGGAGCTAACTTTGAAAAAGCTTACCTAATAAGAGCCGACCTCACAGGAGCCAACCTCACAGGAACTAACCTTACAAGAGCCGACCTCACAGAAGCCGACCTCACAGGAGCAAACCTTACAAGAGCTTACCTTATAAAAGCCATCCTCGAAGAAGCCATCCTCGAAGAAGTCATCCTCAGAGGAGCCATCCTCAGAGGAGCCATCCTTACAAGAGCTATCCTCAGAGGAGCCAATCTCAAAGGAGCTACAATGCCTGATGGGTCAATTCACGATTAGGAAGATTTGATTCTTGTAAATTTTCAATAAACAAATCTTCCTCCCCACAAAACCGAATATTCAAGACAGTTGCTACCATTTTCTAAACCGAATCATATTACTACATAATAGAAATAGAAATTATATCTTTAGGATTGTCAAGAATGTATCAAACAGATCCGCCACTTTCCCCTAAAGAAACATTACCGACAATGTATGATCTTCCTAGCGAAGACCCGGAGGAACCTGGTTTGCCAGATCAATTTCATTTATTGCAACCACAATTATTAGCAGAAACATTCCGTCCGCCTAACTATCCTAGCGACCAAATATTTACAGTCAGTGATATGAATCTTTATTATGATTCTCGTCACCCACTTTGGTATAAACGCCCTGATTGGTTTGCCGTTTTAGGTGTTCCCTCTCTTTATGACAACAGAGATTTGCGGTTAAGTTATGTAGTTTGGCAAGAAGCAGTTAATCCTTATATTGTAGTTGAATTACTCTCACCAGGAACAGAAAAAGAAGATTTAGGTCAAACATTGCGAGATGTAGAAAAACCTCCTGGTAAATGGGAAGTTTACGAACAAATTTTAAGAGTACCCTATTACGCCATCTTTGACCGTTATCAATCTGAATTTAGAATGTTTCAGTTAACCGGCGCTCGTTATGCTGAAGTAAATTTATCAGATTTCCGTTTTTGGATTCCCGAAATAGAATTAGGTTTAGGAGTCTGGCAAGGCAGTTATAAAAATGTAAATATGCCTTGGTTACGTTGGTATGATAAAGATGGTAATTGGGTGTTAACTCCAGCAGAACAAGAAAGGCTAAAGGCAGAAGAAGAAAGACAAAAATTAGAACAAGAAAGACAAAAAACAGAAAGATTAATAGCCCAACTGCGATCGCTTGGTGTAGAACCAGATTTAGATTAGATGCACCCCTCCCATCCTCTCGTTCCCAGTCTCTGACTGGGAATGCAATTTAGAGGCTCTGCCTCCACCTAAATACCAATATAAATCAAAATCTTCGTAGAGAATCATCTTCATCTTATCGCTGATGCTGCAAACTTATCTAAAGAAAGATGAACCATCTCATTGCCGTTATTCTAGTTAGAGTTCTCCAATTAAAAAAATATCCCAAAATTTCTTGTGGTGCGGGCCGAAAAGCCCGCTAATAATACAAGGACGGGCAAGATGCCCATCCCACAAGATTGGATCATCTTTTTTGTGGAGTTCTCTTATCGAAATTATATGGAATTACCCAGTTTATTGCAGATTGAGTTGATTTGTGAGGGATGAGGCGGAGCCTCTATGATAGCATTCCTAGTCAGAGACTAGGAACGAGGAAATGAGAAATGAGAAAAGTCAGCTTGTGCATTTTGAGTCAAAATATAGCGGTATGCATTTGAATGCAATACATCATAGCCCCCTCATCGCTTGCGGGGAGGGGGTTGGGGTGGGGTTCTTGTATCTCACTCAACCGAGAACCGCTATAACCATTACATTAATAAGTAAGGATATAAAAAATAAACTGATGAATGCGATGTCTAACGAAAAGACACAAAGTGTCTACGCATCTACCCTAGCATCTATTATCAACACAGAAAACGCTGTCTTACCTTGGGAAAATCTCGAACCCATTCAGCAACAACGCATCCAGCAAGCGATAGACTCTAAAAGCCATCCCAGTTGTATCGTTTATCCCCACACCCAAGCAGAATTAGCCGCTGTCATAGCCACTGCTAACCGTAATAAATGGCGTGTTCTTCCCTGTGGTAGTGCGAGTAAAATCAACTGGGGTGGTTTGGCTAAAAATATTGATATTGTCGTTAGTACGAAACACATAAACCAACTTATAGAACACGCTGTTGGTGATTTAACTGTCACCGTCGAAGCAGGGATGAAATTTGCCCATCTTCAGGAAATTTTAGCAAAATCTCGCCAAACCTTAGCCCTAGACCCTGCCACACCCACATCAGCTACCATTGGCGGTATCGTCGCAACTGCTGATACAGGTTCTCTGCGTCAACGTTATGGAGGTGTGCGTGACCAACTCTTAGGTATAACTTTTATCCGTGCAGATGGACAAATTGCCAAAGCTGGGGGAAGGGTAGTAAAAAATGTTGCCGGTTACGACTTGATGAAATTGTTCACCGGTGCTTACGGTACTTTAGGAATTATCAGCCAAGTCACTTTTCGAGTT includes:
- a CDS encoding pentapeptide repeat-containing protein, which produces MSNDDINIQNNRIIFWALFIGFIFIAIVIYVISIILTTGEWTQLLEKKYEYVIKVLTTAGLIFGGIVGLINIFFAAKRAYAMEESAKAANESAKAANKNAEIALKNLKISEDKQITERFAKAIEQLASEKIEVRLGAIYTLERIAKDSEKDQWTIMEVLTAFVRENAPVKKEDQLQDQEDIEKLRKLRLDIQECLTVIGRREHKDPENKRLDLSNINISKANLTEANFKRAILAEANLKRAILIGANFEGAIFTRADLAEANFTRAILTEAILIGANFEEAILAGADLTKAKANFTGANFTGAILTEAILIGANFEKAYLIRADLTGANLTGTNLTRADLTEADLTGANLTRAYLIKAILEEAILEEVILRGAILRGAILTRAILRGANLKGATMPDGSIHD
- a CDS encoding Uma2 family endonuclease — translated: MYQTDPPLSPKETLPTMYDLPSEDPEEPGLPDQFHLLQPQLLAETFRPPNYPSDQIFTVSDMNLYYDSRHPLWYKRPDWFAVLGVPSLYDNRDLRLSYVVWQEAVNPYIVVELLSPGTEKEDLGQTLRDVEKPPGKWEVYEQILRVPYYAIFDRYQSEFRMFQLTGARYAEVNLSDFRFWIPEIELGLGVWQGSYKNVNMPWLRWYDKDGNWVLTPAEQERLKAEEERQKLEQERQKTERLIAQLRSLGVEPDLD
- a CDS encoding FAD-binding oxidoreductase, whose amino-acid sequence is MNAMSNEKTQSVYASTLASIINTENAVLPWENLEPIQQQRIQQAIDSKSHPSCIVYPHTQAELAAVIATANRNKWRVLPCGSASKINWGGLAKNIDIVVSTKHINQLIEHAVGDLTVTVEAGMKFAHLQEILAKSRQTLALDPATPTSATIGGIVATADTGSLRQRYGGVRDQLLGITFIRADGQIAKAGGRVVKNVAGYDLMKLFTGAYGTLGIISQVTFRVYPLPETSATVILTGKAEAISQAATILQGSELTPTQADLLSNKLVSNLGLGTGLGLITRFQSISESVKEQSNRLLAIGQKLGLDGSIYSTENEADLWQRLPEQIHADVTNSLISCKIGILPTKAVEVVNQIEIGLIHLSSGLGLVRLESQNQVLSLRQLCQSNYGFSSVLAAPVAIKERLDVWGYTGNALQLMRGIKEQFDGNYILSPGRFVGGI